A window of Lytechinus variegatus isolate NC3 chromosome 15, Lvar_3.0, whole genome shotgun sequence contains these coding sequences:
- the LOC121429090 gene encoding 4-trimethylaminobutyraldehyde dehydrogenase A-like, protein MSSYLAKNGTNAFWTRPLNFIAGERVRPTNVNRSQTFPVVEPATGKILCESPSSGKEDVDRAVKVAHEAFKTWSQVPAIERSRILQRAARKLSDNLEEFARLETTDNGKPIWEARCDIESAINAIDFYAGLAPSLTGQHIPCPDGSFAYTRREPLGVCVGIGAWNYPIQMAGWKSAPALACGNTMVFKPSQFTPATALLLAELYAECGLPKGVFNVVQGQGETGHLLTSHPDVKKISFTGNVATGKLIMKNCADDIKTLTLELGGKSPLLIFGDADLENAAKGAIMANFLTQGEVCSNASRVFVERSIMDEFVKKFIERTKKMKIGDPHLEDTTFGALISKEHQDKVMRYIEGAKKEGARILLGGECVTPEDPALAGGFYISPTIMDNVTDDMVIAREEVFGPVALIMPFESEEEAIERANNTQLGLACGMFTKDVQRAHRVAAKLEAGNCWINNYNNLPPGVPFGGYKQSGLGRENGSATIEHYTQLKTVYLEAGDVDCPV, encoded by the exons ATGTCTTCATATCTTGCAAAAAATGGTACAAATGCTTTCTGGACCAGACCTCTGAACTTCATCGCCGGTGAAAGGGTACGGCCCACCAACGTAAACCGCAGCCAAACGTTTCCCGTAGTGGAGCCTGCGACAG GCAAAATACTATGTGAAAGCCCTAGCTCAGGAAAGGAAGATGTTGACAGAGCAGTTAAAGTTGCACATGAAGCCTTCAAGACTTGGTCACAGGTTCCAGCCATTgagagatccaggatcttgcaAAGAGCAGCACGGAAACTCTCG GATAATCTAGAAGAGTTTGCCAGACTCGAGACAACCGACAATGGAAAACCTATCTGGGAAGCCAGATGTGACATTGAGTCTGCCATTAATGCAATTGATTTCTACGCAGGACTTGCACCATCTCTCACAG GACAGCACATCCCATGCCCAGATGGGTCCTTTGCATACACCCGTCGTGAACCCCTAGGGGTGTGCGTTGGTATTGGTGCATGGAACTACCCTATACAGATGGCAGGCTGGAAGTCGGCCCCCGCCCTGGCCTGTGGAAATACCATGGTCTTCAAGCCATCCCAGTTCACCCCTGCTACTGCATTACTGCTAGCCGAACTCTATGCAG AATGTGGATTACCTAAAGGTGTATTCAATGTCGTTCAGGGCCAAGGGGAGACGGGTCATTTGCTCACCAGCCATCCTGATGTCAAGAAGATATCTTTCACTGGGAATGTGGCTACTGGAAAACTG ATCATGAAGAACTGTGCTGATGACATCAAAACTCTGACCCTTGAACTTGGAGGGAAATCCCCTCTGCTGATATTCGGTGATGCGGATCTCGAAAATGCAGCCAAGGGAGCAATCATGGCTAACTTTCTTACACAAGGAGAG GTTTGCAGTAATGCAAGTAGAGTGTTTGTAGAGCGAAGCATAATGGATGAATTCGTCAAGAAGTTTATAGAGAGGACAAAGAAGATGAAGATTGGTGATCCTCACCTGGAAGACACTACCTTTGGAGCCTTGATCTCCAAGGAACACCAGGACAAGGTCATGAGATACATTGAAGGAGCTAAGAAAGAG GGAGCTAGAATTCTCCTTGGGGGTGAATGTGTGACACCCGAAGACCCTGCCCTTGCTGGAGGCTTCTACATCTCCCCTACCATCATGGACAATGTCACAGATGACATGGTCATTGCAAGGGAAGAGGTCTTTGGTCCTGTGGCGTTGATCATGCCATTTGAATCGGAAGAAGAAGCTATAGAGAGAGCTAATAATACTCAGCTTGGACTTGCTTGTGGCATGTTTACAAA AGACGTTCAAAGAGCACACAGAGTAGCAGCAAAACTGGAAGCGGGGAATTGCTGGATCAACAACTACAACAACCTTCCCCCAGGGGTGCCCTTCGGTGGGTATAAGCAGTCTGGCCTGGGCAGGGAGAATGGGTCGGCTACCATAGAACATTACACTCAACTCAAGACAGTGTATTTGGAGGCTGGTGACGTGGACTGCCCCGTGTGA